Proteins encoded in a region of the Pseudomonas shahriarae genome:
- a CDS encoding amino acid ABC transporter ATP-binding protein, protein MIEVRDLVKVFDTRGHVVRAVDHVTTQVAKGEVLVVIGPSGSGKSTFLRCLNGLEEFDSGSVSIDGLQLADPKTDVNAYRREVGMVFQHFNLFPHMTVLENLCLAQKVVRKRGKQEREAKALALLEKVGIAQKANEFPSRLSGGQQQRVAIARALAMEPKVMLFDEPTSALDPEMVGEVLDVMKTLALEGMTMVCVTHEMGFAREVADRVLFFDHGKLLEDAAPAQFFDAPKDPRAQAFLRQVL, encoded by the coding sequence GTGATTGAAGTCCGCGATCTGGTAAAAGTCTTCGACACCCGTGGGCACGTGGTGCGCGCGGTGGATCACGTCACCACCCAGGTGGCCAAGGGCGAAGTGCTGGTGGTGATCGGTCCATCCGGTTCCGGCAAATCGACGTTCCTGCGCTGCCTCAACGGCCTGGAGGAGTTCGACTCGGGCTCGGTGAGCATCGACGGCCTGCAACTGGCCGACCCCAAGACCGATGTGAACGCCTATCGCCGGGAAGTCGGCATGGTGTTCCAGCACTTCAACCTGTTCCCGCACATGACCGTGCTGGAAAACCTGTGCCTGGCGCAGAAAGTCGTGCGCAAGCGCGGCAAGCAAGAGCGCGAGGCCAAGGCCCTGGCCTTGTTGGAAAAGGTCGGCATTGCGCAGAAAGCCAACGAGTTTCCTTCACGGCTCTCCGGCGGCCAGCAACAGCGTGTGGCGATTGCCCGGGCGTTGGCCATGGAGCCCAAGGTCATGCTGTTTGACGAGCCCACCTCGGCGCTGGACCCGGAAATGGTCGGCGAAGTGCTGGACGTCATGAAGACCCTGGCCCTGGAAGGCATGACCATGGTCTGCGTGACCCACGAAATGGGCTTTGCCCGGGAAGTGGCGGACCGTGTGCTGTTTTTTGATCACGGCAAACTGTTGGAAGATGCTGCGCCCGCGCAGTTCTTCGATGCGCCGAAGGACCCACGGGCACAAGCGTTCTTGCGCCAGGTTCTGTAA
- a CDS encoding transporter substrate-binding domain-containing protein, producing the protein MKKYLSMLMLGVTALLAVNTAQAGAIDEAVKRGTLKVGMDPTYMPFEMTNKRGEIIGFEVDLLKAMAKSMGVKLELVSTGYDGIIPAFLTGKFDMIGSGMTLTQERNLRLNFSEPFIVVGQTLLIRKELEGTIKSYKDLNDEKYRLTSKLGTTGEMVAKKLISKAKYHGYDNEQEGVLDVVNGKADAFVYDAPYNVVAEKKVGNGKLVYLEEPFTYEPLAFGLKKGDYDSINFINNFLHQIKHDGTYDRIHDKWFKSSEWLKDME; encoded by the coding sequence ATGAAAAAGTATCTTTCGATGCTGATGCTCGGCGTGACGGCCCTGCTGGCGGTCAATACGGCCCAGGCCGGGGCGATTGACGAAGCGGTCAAGCGCGGCACCTTGAAAGTCGGCATGGATCCGACCTACATGCCGTTCGAGATGACCAACAAACGCGGCGAAATCATTGGTTTTGAAGTCGACCTGCTCAAGGCAATGGCCAAGTCCATGGGGGTCAAGCTGGAACTGGTCTCCACCGGTTACGACGGGATCATCCCGGCGTTCCTGACCGGCAAGTTCGACATGATCGGCAGCGGCATGACCCTGACCCAGGAGCGCAACCTGCGCCTGAACTTCAGCGAACCGTTCATCGTGGTGGGCCAGACCCTGCTGATCCGCAAGGAACTGGAAGGCACTATCAAGTCCTACAAAGACCTGAACGACGAGAAGTACCGTCTGACCTCCAAGCTCGGCACCACCGGCGAGATGGTGGCCAAGAAGCTGATCTCCAAGGCCAAGTACCACGGCTACGACAACGAGCAGGAAGGTGTGCTTGACGTGGTCAACGGCAAGGCCGATGCCTTTGTCTACGACGCGCCGTACAACGTGGTGGCCGAGAAAAAAGTCGGCAACGGCAAGTTGGTATACCTCGAAGAACCCTTCACCTATGAGCCTCTGGCATTCGGCTTGAAGAAGGGCGACTACGACAGCATCAACTTCATCAACAACTTCCTGCACCAGATCAAGCACGACGGCACCTACGATCGCATCCATGACAAGTGGTTCAAGAGCTCCGAGTGGCTCAAGGACATGGAATAA
- a CDS encoding amino acid ABC transporter permease: MKQKKAQWPWHLLTVLVLVGMAGALYYATSLMSYEWRWNRVPQYFAYQAEESKRAADISTVVELVRKGDVAEVTLRNDAGAEQHLTVAENSLQVARGDDVAEGDVIGVTRHWALGPLMWGLWTTLWLSLVSGVLGLFIGLATGLCRLSNNPTLRDLSTIYVEVVRGTPLLVQIFIFYFFIGTVLNLSREFAGIAALSLFTGAYVAEIVRAGVQSIARGQGEAARSLGLSASQSMRHVVLPQAFKRVLPPLAGQFISLVKDTSLVSVIAITELLKSGREVITTSFSPFEILFCVAGLYLLINLPLSKMASRLERRLAQSD; the protein is encoded by the coding sequence ATGAAACAGAAAAAAGCCCAATGGCCCTGGCACCTGCTGACCGTGCTGGTGCTGGTCGGCATGGCCGGCGCGTTGTACTACGCCACCTCGCTGATGTCCTACGAATGGCGCTGGAACCGTGTGCCGCAATACTTTGCCTACCAGGCCGAAGAGTCCAAGCGCGCGGCGGATATTTCCACGGTGGTCGAGTTGGTGCGCAAGGGCGACGTGGCTGAAGTCACCCTGCGTAACGACGCAGGTGCCGAGCAGCACCTGACGGTGGCCGAAAACAGCCTGCAAGTAGCCCGTGGCGACGATGTGGCCGAAGGCGATGTGATCGGTGTGACCCGGCATTGGGCGTTGGGCCCGTTGATGTGGGGCTTGTGGACCACCCTGTGGCTGTCCTTGGTTTCGGGGGTATTGGGCCTGTTCATCGGCCTGGCGACCGGTTTGTGTCGGTTGTCGAATAACCCGACCTTGCGCGATCTGTCGACGATCTACGTCGAAGTGGTGCGAGGCACGCCGCTATTGGTACAGATCTTCATTTTCTACTTCTTTATCGGCACGGTGCTGAACCTGTCGCGTGAGTTCGCCGGTATCGCCGCGCTGTCGCTGTTTACCGGCGCCTACGTGGCGGAAATCGTGCGCGCGGGCGTGCAGTCGATTGCCCGTGGCCAGGGCGAAGCGGCCCGTTCCCTGGGGCTGAGTGCCAGCCAGTCGATGCGCCACGTGGTATTGCCGCAAGCCTTCAAGCGCGTGCTGCCGCCGTTGGCCGGGCAATTTATCAGCCTGGTCAAGGACACCTCGCTGGTGTCGGTGATCGCTATCACCGAGCTGCTCAAAAGCGGCCGCGAAGTCATCACCACCTCGTTTTCGCCGTTTGAAATCCTGTTCTGTGTCGCAGGCCTGTACCTGCTGATCAACCTGCCGCTGTCGAAAATGGCCAGCCGGCTTGAGCGGAGGCTCGCCCAAAGTGATTGA
- a CDS encoding transporter substrate-binding domain-containing protein, protein MIKGYWSMLLLGIVALVQLQMAHAGAIDEAVRRGVLKVGTDPSYVPFEMTDKQGRVIGFEADLLEEMGKALGVTLEWVPVAYTELIPGLLAGRFDLIGSGMTVTQERNLKLNFSDSFIIVGQTVLLHPRLAGKVSSIEDLNEAGYRIAAADGTTGEVAARRLLGAAQLQSVATAEEGVRQVVSGEVDAFIHDAPYNLIALAKPQNRKLLALEQPFTYEPLAFGLKKGDYDSLNWINHFLNQIAQDGTYDRLHDKWFRDTDWLSEIE, encoded by the coding sequence ATGATCAAGGGTTACTGGTCGATGCTGCTGCTGGGCATTGTCGCGTTGGTACAGCTGCAGATGGCACACGCAGGCGCGATTGATGAGGCCGTGCGGCGCGGGGTCTTGAAGGTGGGGACGGATCCCAGCTATGTGCCCTTCGAGATGACTGACAAACAGGGGCGGGTCATCGGCTTCGAAGCAGACCTGCTCGAAGAAATGGGCAAAGCCCTGGGGGTGACGCTGGAATGGGTTCCGGTGGCTTATACCGAACTGATCCCGGGCCTGCTGGCCGGCCGGTTCGACCTGATCGGCAGCGGCATGACCGTGACCCAGGAGCGCAACCTCAAACTCAACTTCAGTGATTCATTCATCATTGTCGGCCAGACCGTGCTGCTTCACCCGCGCCTGGCCGGCAAAGTCAGCAGCATTGAAGACTTGAACGAAGCCGGCTACCGGATTGCGGCGGCGGATGGCACCACGGGCGAAGTGGCGGCGCGGCGCTTGCTGGGGGCTGCACAGCTGCAGAGTGTTGCCACGGCGGAGGAAGGCGTACGCCAGGTGGTCAGCGGTGAGGTTGATGCGTTTATCCATGATGCGCCCTATAACCTGATCGCCCTGGCCAAGCCGCAAAACCGCAAACTGCTGGCCCTGGAGCAACCCTTCACCTACGAGCCCCTGGCGTTTGGGCTGAAGAAGGGCGACTACGACAGCCTGAACTGGATCAATCACTTCCTTAATCAGATTGCCCAGGACGGTACCTACGATCGGCTGCATGACAAGTGGTTCCGGGACACGGACTGGCTGTCGGAGATCGAATGA